Proteins encoded within one genomic window of Episyrphus balteatus chromosome 1, idEpiBalt1.1, whole genome shotgun sequence:
- the LOC129905106 gene encoding outer mitochondrial transmembrane helix translocase-like, translated as MNNLSFGNSQLSRNEVLQLILRVSLASVVTFYSVKWMMNQLDPTSKNKKKAKIRAEEQLKRLGEGDGFKINTQILSDYELMIASHLVVPDDIPVSWKDIAGLDSVIQELRESVVLPVRHRDLFNQSKLWEAPKGVLLHGPPGCGKTLIAKATAKEAGMRFINLDVAILTDKWYGESQKLASAVFSLAIKLQPCIIFIDEIDSFLRSRSSNDHEATAMMKTQFMMLWDGLSTRAGSTVIVMGATNRPQDLDKAIIRRMPAQFHIGLPTDTQRLQILKLILSSENISNTVDFNRLAKLTNGFSGSDLREMCRNASVYRMRQFMRTNESALNSITTAQELQASTPNELISISMEDLMKSYDKLKESKMHTGSLFVDSRIELD; from the exons atgaaCAATTTAAGTTTTGGTAATTCTCAATTGAGTCGCAACGAAGTCCTGCAATTGATCCTTCGTGTGTCGCTTGCATCCGTTGTTACCTTTTATTCGGTCAAGTGGATGATGAATCAATTAGATCCAACAAGCAAGAATAAGAAAAAGGCAAAAATACGTGCCGAAGAACAATTAAAAAG ACTGGGCGAAGGAGATGGCTTCAAAATAAACACTCAAATACTGAGTGACTATGAACTTATGATTGCATCACATTTGGTTGTGCCCGATGACATTCCAGTTAGCTGGAAAGACATTGCTGGCTTGGATAGTGTTATCCAAGAATTGAGAGAGTCTGTTGTGTTGCCTGTGAGGCATAGAGATTTGTTTAATCAATCGAAATTATGGGAAGCACCAAAGGGAGTATTGTTGCATGGACCACCTGGATGTGGTAAAACCTTGATTGCCAAAGCTACCGCAAAGGAAGCTGGCATGAGATTCATTAATCTGGATGTTGCTATACTCACCGACAAATG gtacgGTGAATCTCAAAAACTTGCCTCGGCAGTTTTCTCACTTGCTATCAAACTGCAACCTTGCATCATTTTCATTGACGAAATCGATTCATTTCTACGTAGCCGTAGTTCAAACGATCATGAAGCCACCGCCATGATGAAAACTCAATTTATGATGCTCTGGGATGGTCTCAGCACTCGAGCTGGCTCAACTGTTATCGTCATGGGTGCAACAAATCGTCCACAAGATCTCGATAAGGCTATAATTCGCCGCATGCCTGCTCAATTCCACATTGGCCTGCCAACAGATACTCAACGTctgcaaattttaaaactaatccTCAGTTCAGAAAATATCAGCAACACTGTGGACTTTAATCGTTTAGCTAAGCTCACAAATGGATTCTCAGGATCAGATTTGCGAGAGATGTGCCGAAATGCATCGGTCTACAGAATGCGCCAATTTATGCGCACAAATGAGAGTGCTCTCAACTCGATCACCACAGCTCAAGAACTACAAGCTTCAACACCTAACGAATTGATATCAATATCAATGGAAGATTTAATGAAGTCATATGACAAATTGAAAGAGTCCAAAATGCATACCGGTAGTTTGTTTGTTGATAGTCGTATAGAACTTGATTAG
- the LOC129905107 gene encoding glyceraldehyde-3-phosphate dehydrogenase 2: protein MSKIGINGFGRIGRLVLRAAIAKGATVVAVNDPFIDVNYMVYLFKFDSTHGRFKGTVAAEGGCLVVNGQKIVVFSERDPKDIKWSSAGAEYIVESTGVFTTIEKASVHLNGGAKKVIISAPSADAPMFVCGVNLEAYDPSMKVVSNASCTTNCLAPLAKVIHDNFEIVEGLMTTVHATTATQKTVDGPSGKLWRDGRGAAQNIIPAATGAAKAVGKVIPALNGKLTGMAFRVPTANVSVVDLTVRLAKPASYDAIKQKVKAAAEGPLKGILDYTEEEVVSSDFISDDHSSIFDAKAGISLNDNFVKLISWYDNEFGYSNRVIDLIKHMQSKD from the coding sequence ATGTCGAAAATTGGTATTAACGGATTCGGACGTATTGGACGCTTGGTCCTCCGTGCCGCCATCGCCAAGGGTGCCACCGTTGTAGCTGTCAACGATCCCTTCATCGATGTCAACTACATGGTTTACTTGTTCAAATTCGATTCGACCCACGGTCGTTTCAAGGGAACCGTCGCCGCCGAAGGTGGCTGCTTGGTCGTCAACGGACAAAAAATCGTCGTCTTCAGTGAACGCGACCCCAAGGACATCAAATGGTCCAGCGCTGGCGCTGAATACATTGTCGAATCAACTGGTGTCTTCACAACTATTGAAAAGGCTTCAGTTCATTTGAACGGTGGCGCCAAGAAGGTCATCATCTCTGCCCCATCAGCCGATGCACCCATGTTCGTGTGCGGTGTCAACTTGGAAGCCTACGATCCATCAATGAAGGTTGTGTCCAACGCCAGTTGCACCACCAATTGTTTGGCTCCATTGGCCAAGGTCATCCACGACAACTTCGAAATTGTTGAAGGTCTGATGACCACCGTTCACGCAACCACCGCCACCCAAAAGACCGTCGATGGTCCATCTGGTAAATTGTGGCGTGATGGCCGTGGTGCTGCCCAGAACATCATCCCAGCTGCTACTGGTGCTGCCAAGGCTGTCGGCAAAGTCATTCCAGCCTTGAATGGCAAACTTACTGGCATGGCCTTCCGTGTCCCAACCGCCAACGTTTCCGTCGTCGATTTGACTGTCCGTTTGGCCAAACCAGCCTCATACGATGCTATTAAGCAGAAGGTCAAGGCTGCCGCCGAAGGTCCCCTCAAGGGAATCTTGGACTACACCGAAGAGGAAGTCGTCTCATCTGATTTCATCAGTGACGATCACTCATCGATCTTTGATGCCAAGGCCGGTATCTCATTGAACGACAACTTTGTCAAACTCATCTCATGGTACGACAACGAGTTTGGTTACTCCAACCGTGTCATCGATTTGATCAAGCACATGCAGAGCAAGGATTAA